A genome region from Archaeoglobus fulgidus DSM 4304 includes the following:
- a CDS encoding ArnT family glycosyltransferase: MEVKYLKDSEFLVLLLITTFVVITNVYFIAWDDSPQSWDPALHLTYSFVYFNLIKSLQFSEIVKVSNYYPPFFYLSSTPLYFLFGFSEDIAILTNLIYYFILIYSVFQIAKIMKDRNAGVISAVIISAFPALIKFQRVYMIDFALLSLTAFAILLYLRSEDFRNLKYSVLFGIVFGIAELTKWNAFVYIIPSIFALFLVNYFMRCPYCHQIVKNGWKVGYRRFCSKKHLKLYEKSAKTNNTMLNFAISLFVAFLFAAWWYLPNLSTVIMRLTYFANIGGKEGDPAFLTIQGWIYYANSILDAVGAVFLILFAVSIYYLYKNNRYLFLGLLTPIALIYIILTLLSNKDPRYIMPVLPFVAISIGVFVSSLANRKYSTILTFIILLFGLLNISALTFGQPDIDNKILPNPEHPKKEDWKIYALLEAIKESGGEGKIVVVLPDHPYLNGQSLNFYRLKEGYKFAIYNGVYIGYEAFVHNFDKITYIILIEPREHKGVYGDIEKKLYEFFYERKDNFEVVKVFDLPDNSKLYIYKRT; the protein is encoded by the coding sequence ATGGAAGTGAAATACCTCAAAGATTCAGAGTTTCTAGTTCTTCTGCTAATCACGACTTTTGTAGTGATCACCAATGTGTACTTTATTGCTTGGGATGACAGTCCTCAATCTTGGGACCCGGCTTTACATTTAACTTACTCGTTTGTGTATTTCAATCTAATAAAGTCGTTACAATTTTCCGAAATAGTTAAGGTTAGCAATTACTACCCCCCATTCTTTTATCTCTCTTCTACACCACTTTACTTTCTGTTCGGGTTTTCCGAAGATATCGCAATTTTAACAAATTTAATTTACTATTTTATTTTAATATATTCAGTTTTCCAAATAGCCAAGATTATGAAAGACAGAAACGCTGGAGTTATATCAGCTGTGATCATTTCCGCTTTCCCGGCGCTTATAAAATTTCAGCGAGTATATATGATTGACTTCGCTCTATTGTCTCTAACAGCCTTTGCTATTTTGCTTTATCTGAGATCGGAGGACTTCAGAAATTTAAAGTATTCAGTTCTTTTCGGCATAGTTTTCGGTATAGCTGAGCTAACAAAGTGGAATGCTTTCGTATATATCATCCCTTCGATTTTTGCATTGTTTTTAGTAAATTATTTCATGAGATGCCCATATTGTCACCAGATCGTTAAAAATGGGTGGAAAGTAGGTTACAGAAGATTCTGCTCTAAAAAACATCTAAAACTTTACGAAAAGTCTGCGAAAACAAATAATACTATGTTGAACTTTGCGATTTCCCTCTTTGTTGCATTTCTTTTTGCAGCTTGGTGGTACCTTCCAAATTTAAGCACGGTCATTATGCGACTTACCTACTTTGCAAACATAGGTGGAAAAGAAGGAGACCCTGCATTTCTAACGATTCAGGGCTGGATATACTATGCTAATTCAATACTCGACGCTGTTGGAGCTGTGTTCTTAATACTGTTTGCCGTTTCAATATACTATCTATATAAAAACAACCGATACCTCTTTTTAGGACTTTTGACACCAATTGCGCTTATTTACATCATCTTAACACTACTTTCAAACAAAGATCCGAGGTACATCATGCCCGTTTTACCGTTTGTTGCAATTTCAATAGGAGTTTTTGTAAGTAGCTTGGCGAATCGAAAATACAGTACGATTCTCACTTTCATCATTCTTCTTTTCGGTCTTTTGAATATATCCGCTTTAACTTTCGGGCAGCCAGATATAGACAATAAAATTCTCCCCAATCCAGAACACCCTAAAAAAGAAGACTGGAAGATATATGCTCTACTCGAAGCTATTAAAGAGAGTGGGGGAGAAGGAAAAATAGTCGTCGTTCTTCCTGATCATCCATATCTCAACGGGCAATCTCTGAACTTTTACAGACTTAAGGAGGGTTATAAATTTGCGATTTACAATGGAGTTTACATTGGCTATGAGGCCTTTGTTCATAATTTCGATAAGATTACATACATAATTCTAATAGAACCAAGGGAACACAAAGGAGTTTACGGAGATATAGAAAAGAAGCTATATGAGTTCTTCTACGAGCGAAAAGACAATTTTGAGGTTGTTAAGGTATTTGATCTCCCAGATAACTCTAAACTCTACATTTACAAAAGAACATGA
- a CDS encoding nucleotidyltransferase domain-containing protein, with protein MKEIKEITKKDVQDAEIYLYGSVVEGDYSIGLSDIDVAIVSDVFEDRNRKLEFFGKITKKFFDSPFEFHILTKKEWKMSKRFIRKYRRLDLIT; from the coding sequence TTGAAGGAGATAAAAGAGATTACAAAAAAGGATGTTCAAGATGCGGAAATATATCTCTACGGTTCGGTTGTTGAAGGTGATTACTCGATCGGCTTGTCGGATATAGACGTTGCAATCGTTTCAGACGTATTTGAGGATAGAAACAGGAAGCTCGAATTCTTCGGGAAGATTACCAAGAAGTTCTTCGATTCACCCTTCGAGTTTCACATCCTAACTAAAAAAGAGTGGAAGATGAGCAAACGTTTCATTAGGAAGTATAGAAGGCTTGATCTAATTACCTAA
- a CDS encoding GtrA family protein produces the protein MIEFLRLLKFASVGAFGALINTLILYIFTEYFRVYYIVSSILAIEIAIVVQFILNDRWTFRDKRSSDLRLFLFRLLKSNLWRVAGIFVNISILYVLTELFKIYYIFSNFVGIGCAFIFNYIMESKLTWR, from the coding sequence ATGATTGAATTCTTAAGATTGCTAAAATTTGCATCTGTTGGAGCGTTCGGAGCTCTGATAAATACATTAATTCTTTACATCTTTACGGAATATTTCAGAGTTTATTACATCGTTTCCTCAATTTTGGCAATAGAGATAGCTATTGTAGTTCAATTTATATTAAATGATCGTTGGACATTCAGAGATAAAAGAAGCTCTGATTTGAGATTGTTTCTTTTCAGACTTCTAAAGAGCAATCTTTGGAGAGTTGCTGGTATTTTCGTGAACATATCCATTTTATACGTGTTGACGGAGCTCTTTAAGATATATTATATCTTTTCGAACTTTGTTGGCATTGGATGTGCATTTATTTTCAACTACATCATGGAGAGTAAACTAACTTGGCGTTGA
- a CDS encoding glycosyltransferase produces the protein MKIAVFHESFGEIGGGEILASYLGRALNSKVYSIVKDENINTLGFEDISQHLPLVAKILRRFRSFDYLTWSNVDVRDFGDYDVVITSGLTARVLITPDDVMHVHYNHSPARWLYDLWHHRRKSKGWLKRNVLLPLASEFFRIWDTAVDKRVDYYFSNSPVTKRRLWKYLKRDSVVLYPPIEFDKYKCKNSEDFYLFVGRLWHEKRPEEAIRGCIKAKKKIVVIGSGYLEKYLRDKYGKNPYVEIKGFVSEEEKVDLLASCKAVIYPCIAEDFGIVPIEAFASGKPVIADNSGFPPYVVNEERGIITDCSNPDNIAKAIEELEKKKYDPDKIREFAKQFDFSVFKENLWYWLKRWYDEFSQNVR, from the coding sequence GTGAAGATAGCTGTTTTTCATGAATCTTTTGGCGAAATTGGTGGTGGTGAAATCCTCGCTTCCTATCTTGGTAGGGCTCTTAATTCAAAAGTCTACTCGATAGTAAAGGATGAAAATATAAATACGTTAGGTTTTGAAGACATTTCTCAGCATTTACCGTTAGTAGCCAAGATTCTACGAAGATTTAGAAGTTTTGATTATTTAACGTGGAGTAACGTTGATGTAAGAGATTTTGGAGATTACGATGTGGTTATAACATCGGGACTCACAGCAAGGGTGTTGATAACTCCGGACGACGTTATGCACGTTCACTACAACCATTCTCCAGCTCGATGGCTTTATGACTTATGGCACCACAGAAGAAAGTCAAAGGGTTGGCTCAAAAGGAATGTATTGCTTCCTTTAGCCTCAGAATTTTTTAGAATTTGGGATACGGCAGTGGACAAAAGGGTCGATTACTATTTCTCTAACTCACCAGTTACGAAAAGAAGGCTCTGGAAGTATCTAAAAAGAGATTCGGTAGTGCTGTATCCTCCTATAGAATTTGACAAATATAAATGTAAAAATTCAGAGGACTTCTACCTTTTCGTTGGAAGGTTGTGGCATGAAAAAAGACCGGAAGAGGCTATAAGAGGGTGCATAAAAGCCAAGAAAAAAATTGTGGTCATAGGCTCTGGTTATCTGGAGAAATATTTAAGGGACAAATACGGTAAAAACCCGTACGTGGAGATAAAAGGGTTCGTTAGCGAAGAGGAAAAAGTAGATTTATTGGCGAGCTGTAAAGCTGTAATCTATCCTTGCATAGCAGAAGATTTTGGGATAGTTCCAATTGAAGCTTTCGCTTCAGGAAAACCTGTTATTGCTGATAATTCTGGATTTCCTCCTTACGTCGTTAATGAGGAGAGAGGAATCATTACCGATTGCTCGAATCCAGATAACATAGCTAAGGCAATTGAAGAGTTAGAAAAGAAGAAATATGATCCAGATAAGATCAGAGAATTTGCGAAGCAGTTCGATTTTTCGGTGTTTAAGGAAAATTTATGGTATTGGTTAAAGAGGTGGTATGATGAGTTTAGCCAAAATGTACGATAA
- a CDS encoding glycosyltransferase family 4 protein, whose protein sequence is MKVLFVYAGMHPAHEPFVEAVKADVYPAYHKDVNGFVKFVEGLKMAREYPDYDVYILEGGMPMFPMYLRKKLFRKNGFVVGLLADETFINLVERQPHYSTAETLIHRISAKVLDAAIAVSPFVKEYAEKIIDVPIEVVRPAIPKDSYEKLGKVKPNLESNVIVSVGQPRFSIGMDVLVEQFRIAKKQIPDLELWIVGKGHPKEYERVEGVKVLGYVEDLSEVFEEASLFVHAGRCSAYPVATLEAMRAGLPVVVSTMTGTKEIVERVEEQVKREFGLNYDGNKFIQPLNRIFEGIVEYFKLDSEVRRIMSELYKKESEEFEPGKRGREFKEKFKKLLANFNNKEVP, encoded by the coding sequence ATGAAGGTGCTGTTCGTCTATGCAGGAATGCATCCAGCTCACGAACCGTTCGTTGAAGCTGTGAAGGCTGATGTCTATCCAGCTTATCATAAAGATGTTAATGGATTTGTGAAGTTCGTTGAAGGTTTAAAAATGGCAAGGGAATATCCAGATTATGACGTTTACATACTTGAGGGCGGAATGCCAATGTTTCCGATGTATTTGCGGAAGAAGTTGTTCAGAAAAAATGGATTTGTTGTAGGTCTTTTGGCGGATGAAACTTTCATAAATCTCGTTGAAAGACAACCTCACTACTCCACTGCCGAAACTCTAATTCACAGAATTTCCGCTAAGGTTTTGGATGCCGCCATTGCTGTGTCTCCCTTTGTGAAAGAATACGCAGAGAAGATAATCGACGTTCCGATCGAAGTTGTAAGGCCAGCAATTCCAAAAGACAGTTATGAAAAACTCGGTAAAGTCAAGCCAAATCTTGAATCGAACGTAATCGTGTCTGTAGGACAGCCGAGGTTCAGCATAGGCATGGACGTTTTGGTAGAACAATTTAGAATAGCGAAAAAGCAAATCCCAGATCTTGAGCTTTGGATCGTCGGAAAAGGGCATCCAAAAGAGTATGAAAGGGTCGAGGGCGTCAAGGTTTTGGGCTACGTAGAAGATCTTTCCGAGGTTTTCGAAGAGGCAAGCCTTTTCGTTCACGCCGGAAGATGCTCAGCCTATCCGGTAGCAACGCTCGAGGCGATGAGAGCTGGTTTGCCTGTTGTTGTTTCAACCATGACAGGAACTAAGGAGATAGTCGAGAGAGTAGAAGAGCAAGTTAAAAGAGAGTTCGGCTTGAATTACGACGGTAACAAATTCATACAACCGCTCAACAGAATTTTTGAAGGTATAGTCGAATACTTCAAACTTGACAGCGAGGTAAGAAGAATAATGTCGGAGCTATACAAAAAAGAGTCTGAGGAGTTCGAGCCGGGGAAGAGGGGTAGGGAGTTTAAGGAGAAGTTTAAAAAATTATTGGCAAACTTTAATAACAAAGAGGTGCCATAA
- a CDS encoding ribbon-helix-helix domain-containing protein produces the protein MPNITLSLPEDLYRKMKKYGEIRWSEVVRKAIAEYLEKLEEIETEVGSKEL, from the coding sequence ATGCCCAACATAACCTTATCATTACCTGAAGACCTCTACAGGAAGATGAAAAAATATGGTGAAATCAGATGGAGTGAAGTTGTAAGGAAAGCAATAGCTGAGTATCTGGAAAAGCTGGAAGAGATCGAGACTGAGGTTGGCTCCAAGGAACTTTAA
- a CDS encoding DUF433 domain-containing protein, with product MVVDSKVMVGKPVIKGTRIPVDANVRIRNLQFY from the coding sequence ATGGTCGTAGACTCGAAAGTTATGGTTGGAAAGCCAGTCATCAAAGGCACGAGGATTCCAGTAGATGCCAATGTTAGAATAAGAAACTTGCAATTTTACTAA
- a CDS encoding class I SAM-dependent methyltransferase, producing the protein MRRRSYGIDINEYAVSNGVIDTLLIADATKLPFRNETFDVVTALDLIEHLEHPEKFVSEVYRVSP; encoded by the coding sequence ATTAGGCGTAGAAGCTACGGCATAGATATTAATGAGTACGCTGTGAGCAATGGAGTTATCGATACTTTACTCATAGCTGATGCAACTAAGTTACCCTTTAGAAATGAAACATTTGATGTTGTTACCGCTCTCGATTTAATAGAGCACTTAGAACATCCTGAAAAATTTGTTTCTGAGGTGTATAGAGTCAGTCCTTAA
- a CDS encoding type II toxin-antitoxin system VapC family toxin has protein sequence MEKNLYDTNKLIELYKNKESMSGYTTILNVIEFPKALEFNLTVLYLSKSDYRLAIKISTELLKIGEPVPAVYTLISAIANKQRFKGCNAGQTFYAS, from the coding sequence ATGGAGAAGAACCTTTACGATACAAACAAATTGATCGAATTGTACAAAAATAAGGAAAGTATGAGCGGATACACGACGATACTAAACGTTATAGAATTTCCAAAGGCACTTGAGTTCAATCTAACGGTATTATACCTATCAAAATCTGACTACAGGCTGGCAATAAAGATTTCTACAGAACTTTTAAAAATTGGAGAGCCAGTACCTGCTGTGTATACATTAATTTCTGCAATCGCTAATAAACAACGGTTTAAGGGTTGTAACGCTGGACAAACTTTTTATGCTAGTTAA
- a CDS encoding type II toxin-antitoxin system VapB family antitoxin: MVSFRIPPELKKRMKEIDINWSEEIRKFIEAKSREYRKKKALEEINAMLSNLSGAEKGTAEKYVREDRDSN, encoded by the coding sequence GTGGTTAGCTTCAGGATACCTCCCGAGCTTAAGAAGAGAATGAAGGAGATCGACATCAACTGGAGCGAAGAAATCAGAAAATTCATCGAAGCCAAAAGTAGAGAATACAGGAAAAAGAAGGCTTTGGAGGAAATTAACGCTATGCTTTCGAACTTATCGGGAGCTGAAAAGGGAACCGCTGAAAAGTACGTGAGGGAAGATCGTGATAGTAATTGA
- a CDS encoding glycosyltransferase family 4 protein has product MKIAQVCPRFYPHIGGVETHVYEIASRIAKKFDVEVLTTDPGGKLPKVEEIDGLTVRRFKSLAPSEAYYFSPELYDYLKKNSSDYDVVHAHNYHAFPALFAALTKGKNKLIFTPHYHGSGHSFFRNVLHKPYKIFGRKIFKRADAIVCVSNYEKNLVLKNFKVAEDRTYVIPNGINLDEFKDIEKIKRNKESWKKTILYVGRVEKYKGLDYVVKSLKHLPDNFTLEVVGKGSYKSKIVEMAKKLDVIDRIRFYQDLSRKELIDRYAKADVLVLLSKHEAYGIVVAEALAAKTPCIVANTSALSEWIDNKNVFGIDYPINVSELARLIERVSNVKAGDMKLLDWDDVNERLIRIYSAKI; this is encoded by the coding sequence GTGAAAATAGCCCAGGTTTGTCCGAGATTTTATCCCCACATAGGAGGAGTCGAAACTCACGTTTACGAAATAGCTAGTAGAATAGCAAAGAAGTTCGATGTTGAGGTTCTGACTACCGACCCAGGCGGAAAATTGCCGAAAGTTGAAGAAATTGATGGGCTTACCGTGAGAAGGTTTAAATCTCTCGCCCCTTCCGAGGCGTATTACTTCTCTCCCGAACTCTACGACTATTTAAAGAAAAATAGCTCGGACTACGATGTAGTTCACGCCCACAACTACCACGCGTTTCCCGCTCTGTTTGCTGCCTTGACCAAAGGAAAAAACAAATTGATTTTCACGCCGCATTATCACGGGAGCGGTCACAGCTTTTTCAGAAACGTCCTTCATAAACCTTACAAGATATTCGGAAGGAAGATCTTTAAGAGAGCCGACGCAATCGTTTGCGTTTCCAATTACGAGAAAAATCTGGTTTTGAAAAATTTCAAGGTCGCCGAGGATAGAACGTATGTAATCCCAAACGGAATAAATTTAGATGAGTTTAAAGACATTGAAAAAATTAAGAGAAATAAGGAAAGTTGGAAGAAAACTATCCTCTACGTAGGGAGAGTTGAGAAGTACAAGGGGTTGGATTATGTTGTGAAATCATTGAAACACTTGCCCGATAACTTCACGCTTGAGGTTGTCGGTAAAGGTAGTTACAAGTCGAAGATAGTTGAAATGGCGAAGAAGTTAGATGTTATCGACAGGATTAGGTTTTATCAGGACTTAAGCAGAAAAGAGCTCATCGATAGGTATGCGAAGGCTGATGTACTAGTTCTTCTATCTAAGCACGAAGCTTATGGAATTGTTGTAGCCGAAGCTCTAGCTGCAAAGACTCCATGCATTGTTGCTAACACATCTGCTTTGAGTGAGTGGATAGATAACAAGAACGTTTTTGGTATCGATTACCCAATCAACGTTTCGGAGCTTGCAAGACTGATAGAGAGAGTTTCAAATGTTAAAGCTGGAGATATGAAATTGTTGGATTGGGATGATGTTAATGAAAGATTAATAAGGATTTATTCCGCAAAAATTTAA
- a CDS encoding clan AA aspartic protease — MFVNGTPVIEIVLSNPLLSVKFPESGSVLAVIDTGYEGFAVVPQDIFKKLRLDELSQHKRALTLPTERLIESTGSYARIIIPELKTFRDGFVETTDGVDEIVLGTEFLEGFKLVLDYCTRSFEISSCW, encoded by the coding sequence ATGTTCGTTAACGGAACCCCAGTTATCGAGATCGTTCTGAGCAACCCTCTTCTTTCCGTTAAGTTTCCAGAATCTGGCAGTGTGCTTGCGGTCATCGACACAGGATATGAGGGCTTTGCAGTCGTCCCACAAGACATCTTTAAAAAGCTTCGTCTTGACGAGTTGAGTCAGCATAAAAGAGCATTAACACTTCCTACGGAAAGGTTGATTGAATCCACCGGCTCTTATGCCAGAATCATAATTCCAGAGCTGAAAACATTCAGAGACGGATTTGTGGAGACAACTGATGGAGTAGATGAGATAGTGCTCGGAACGGAGTTTTTAGAGGGATTTAAGCTTGTGCTTGACTACTGCACGAGAAGTTTTGAAATAAGCTCTTGCTGGTGA